In Cystobacter fuscus DSM 2262, the DNA window ATGATTCGCGTGCCACGCGCACGGCTGTACGTCAGAGCGACCTGTGCCGTAAAGAAGTTTCCACTACCTTTCAGGACACCCTCTCAGGACATTCATGAAGCCCATCGACTTGCGCTCCGATACCGTGACGAAGCCCACCGCCGCCATGCGCCGTGCCATGGCCGAGGCCGACGTCGGGGATGACATCTACGGCGAGGACCCCACGGTGCGCCGGCTGGAGGAGCGCATCGCCGAGGTGCTGGGATTGCCCGCCGCGCTCTACGTGCCCTCGGGGACCCAGGCCAATCAGATCGCCATGGGGCTGCACTGCCGCCAGGGCGACGAGGTGCTCGCCGAGGCCAACAGCCACATCTTCCACTACGAGAGCGGCGCGCTGTCGGGGCTGTGGGGTGTCCAGCCGGCGCCGCTGGCCGGGTCCGAGGGGCTCGTGACCGCCGAGCAGGTGACGGCGGCGGTGCGCACGGACTTCGTCGGTCCGCGCTCGCGGCTGTTGTCGCTGGAGAACACGCACAACCGCAGTGGGGGCCGGGTGTGGCCGCTCGCGCTCTTCCAGAGCGTGGTGGATGCGGGACGCAAGGCGGGGCTGGCGGTGCACCTGGACGGCGCGCGCCTGTTCAACGCCGCGGTGGCCACGGGCATGCCGGCCTCGGCCTGGGCCTCGCTCACCGACACCACGGCGGTGTGCTTCTCCAAGGGCCTGGGCGCGCCGGTGGGCTCGGCCATCCTGGGCTCGCGGGAGTTCATCGAGGAAGCGCGGCGGTTGCGCAAGCGGCTGGGCGGGGCCATGCGCCAGGTGGGCATCCTCGCCGCCGGAGCGCTGTACGGGCTGGAGCACCACGTGGAGCGGCTCGCCGAGGACCATGTCCACGCGCGCCGGCTCGCGGCGGGGCTGGCGGAAATGCCCGGCGTGAAGGTGGTGCCGGGCCAGGTGGAGACGAACATGGTGGTCGCCGAGTTCCCCCTCCCCGTGCGCGAGATGCTCGGCAAGCTGGCGTCCCATGGCGTGCTCGCCGGCTCCACGGGCACGGGGCCTCACACGGTGCGGCTGGTGACCCACCTGGATGTGTCGTCCACGGACATCGACGAGGGCCTCGCGCGCATCCGCCGGGCGCTGGCTGGCTGATTTCCACGGCGTTGGTAGACTGGGGCCCCTTGCGTCGTCTGGCCCCTTTGCTGCTGCTCGTCGCATCGGCGTGCGCCCATCCGGGCGCGCGCGCGAAGATGAGCTTCGATGAGCTGTATTCGGATCCCGCGCCCTATCCCTCGGGCCCGGACCCGGGAGCCGTGTCTCCTCGCCAGGAGGCGGGCACCCGCGGTGGGGCCACTGTCTCGAGGCAGGCGCCCGAGTCCCCCGAGTTGCGGGCCGCGCTGGCCACCTTCGTCGCGCAGGCGCGCGCCGCGCGCATCCAGGTGTCCCAGGGCAGCGCCATGCCGGACGCCCAGGTCGTCAACTGGCGGCGGATGAACGGCTTCCTGGACGAGTTCCTGCGCCGCCCCGCGCGCAAGACGTCCTCGTTGGACGTGGTGCGCACCCGGACGTCGCTGGAGGCCGAGCTGGAGCTGGACGCGCGCGCCTACGGGGACATCCCCGCGGAGCTGGCCGACGCGGTGCTCGCCCGGATGGACGCGCTCGCGATGCGCATGGCCGAGCTGCGCCGCCCCTCCACCCGCGCCGTGCCCAAGCGGCTCTCGCTGAGCTGGCCGGTGGAGCCCGTCGTCGTCACCAGCGTCTTCGGCAGCCGGCTGCACCCCATCCTCGGTACGGAGAGAGATCACCAGGGCGTGGATCTCGCGGCCAAGGCGGGCCAGCTCGTCACCGCCGCGGCCCAGGGCGTGGTGCTGCGCGCCGGGTGGAATGGCGGGCACGGCAACCAGGTCATCGTCCAGCACGATGGCAACGTCACCACCCGCTACAGCCACCTGTCGCGCCTGCTGGTGGTGCCCGGGGACGTGGTGGAGGAGGGCGACGTGCTGGGCGCGGCCGGCAGGACGGGCATGGCCACCGGGGTGCACGTGCACTTCGAGCTGTGGCGTGACGGCGAGCCGAGTGATCCGCTCGATGTCATGGGCCCCACCGAGTCGGGAGAGCTGCCCTCCTTCGTCCACCACGAGTCGCTTCCGGACTCCCGGAAACGACAAGGGCGCCGCCCTCTCGGACGACGCCCACTCTGAGGCCGGAGCGCGCTCGCGGGCCCCTCAAACGACAACGAGGCTACAACGAGTTCTTCAGTTCCTTGGCGGGCCGGAAGCCCACCGTCTTCGACGCCTTGAGCTTCATCATCTCGTTGGTCTGCGGGTTGCGGATCTTCCGCGCCTTGCGAGAACGAACCGACCAGGTGCCGAAGCCCGGGTAGCTGAAGCGCTGGTCCTTCTTCACCGCCTTGCCGATGTTGGCGAAGACGATGTCGAGAATCTCCGCCGCCGACTTTTTCGTCAGTCGCGACTGCGCCGCCACCACCTCCACGAGCTCTGCCTTGGTCATCCGCTCCTCCACCCACGTTGTTCTGCGAAAGCCCGAGGTTGGTAACAAATCGCTCTTTTGTCTGTCAACGCTGACAGGCGTTGCGCGCCGGAAGATCGGCCCCACACCAAGTCTGTGAGGAAGATGTGAGGAATTTGACGGGCCTTGCTCCTCCTCTAGAAGAGCGAGGGGTTGACGCGGTGGGTGTGGCTTCCCGGCGCGGGAATTCCAGGCGGCGTCGGGTGGATGTGATCGATTGGAAGGGTTTTCCTTTGTCATTTCGATCACTTGCGCGGCTTGTCTGATCCAACGGGCGCCGAAGGCTGGCAGGTCGTAGTCTGGGCAACCCATGCCCCGCCTTCCCTGGATGATCGCCTGCCTGGTGTTCTCGGCCTGTCACTCCCGCGCCGATCGGAGTCCCCCGGCGACCCTGGCGGAGGTGTGGGTGGATGGCGCCTCGCCGGTGGGCGGCGACGGCTCCCGGACCCGGCCGTTCCAGACGCTGGGACGGGTCCTCGCACGGGAAGCAGGCGCCCGGCTCCGCGTGCACCTGGCGCCGGGACGCTACCCGGGCCCCCTCGTGCTGCCGGCCGGGTGGGAACTGGTGGGCGGTGGGGAAGGGGTCGTGGTGTACGCGCAGGGGGCGGAGACGGTGGTGCGGGCTCCCGGCGGGGCGCGGCTGCGCGGGGTGGAGCTCGAGGGGGGCGGGTGGGGCCTGGAGGCGGGGGGCGCGGTGCGGGTGGAGGCGGTGCGCTTCACGGCTCAGGGGACGGGGGCCCTGTGGATGGGGGCGGGCGAGCTGACGGTGGAAGGGGGGCGATTCGAGGCGGGAGGCCCGGAGGCAGTAGGCCTGCGGGTGGAGGGCGCGGGCGCGCGGATCCACGAGGCCTCGTTCAGCGGCGGCTTCCGC includes these proteins:
- a CDS encoding threonine aldolase family protein, which encodes MKPIDLRSDTVTKPTAAMRRAMAEADVGDDIYGEDPTVRRLEERIAEVLGLPAALYVPSGTQANQIAMGLHCRQGDEVLAEANSHIFHYESGALSGLWGVQPAPLAGSEGLVTAEQVTAAVRTDFVGPRSRLLSLENTHNRSGGRVWPLALFQSVVDAGRKAGLAVHLDGARLFNAAVATGMPASAWASLTDTTAVCFSKGLGAPVGSAILGSREFIEEARRLRKRLGGAMRQVGILAAGALYGLEHHVERLAEDHVHARRLAAGLAEMPGVKVVPGQVETNMVVAEFPLPVREMLGKLASHGVLAGSTGTGPHTVRLVTHLDVSSTDIDEGLARIRRALAG
- a CDS encoding M23 family metallopeptidase is translated as MRRLAPLLLLVASACAHPGARAKMSFDELYSDPAPYPSGPDPGAVSPRQEAGTRGGATVSRQAPESPELRAALATFVAQARAARIQVSQGSAMPDAQVVNWRRMNGFLDEFLRRPARKTSSLDVVRTRTSLEAELELDARAYGDIPAELADAVLARMDALAMRMAELRRPSTRAVPKRLSLSWPVEPVVVTSVFGSRLHPILGTERDHQGVDLAAKAGQLVTAAAQGVVLRAGWNGGHGNQVIVQHDGNVTTRYSHLSRLLVVPGDVVEEGDVLGAAGRTGMATGVHVHFELWRDGEPSDPLDVMGPTESGELPSFVHHESLPDSRKRQGRRPLGRRPL
- a CDS encoding HU family DNA-binding protein, whose product is MTKAELVEVVAAQSRLTKKSAAEILDIVFANIGKAVKKDQRFSYPGFGTWSVRSRKARKIRNPQTNEMMKLKASKTVGFRPAKELKNSL